A window of the Cucurbita pepo subsp. pepo cultivar mu-cu-16 chromosome LG01, ASM280686v2, whole genome shotgun sequence genome harbors these coding sequences:
- the LOC111793413 gene encoding probable 6-phosphogluconolactonase 1: protein MALCGDHKDRELRIHESLEELSTDLADYIAELSEASVKERGVFSIALSGGSLISLMGKLCEAPYNKTVDWGKWYIFWADERVVAKSHADSNYKLAKDNLLSKVPIVPSHVHSINDSVSAEEAADEYKFVIRQSVKSRIVSVSDVSDSPKFDLILLGMGADGHVASLFPDHSVLEEKDEWVAFITNSPKPPPERITFTFPVINSASNVAIVVTGENKAETVHLAIDDAGNDSPLLPARLIQPRKGKLTWFLDKYAASKLDNYQFSE from the exons ATGGCTCTATGTGGGGATCATAAAGATAGAGAGCTAAGGATCCATGAAAGTTTGGAAGAGCTAAGTACTGATTTAGCTGACTATATTGCTGAATTATCAGAGGCATCGGTGAAAGAACGTGGGGTGTTTTCTATAGCGTTGTCTGGTGGTTCACTCATTAGCTTAATGGG GAAGCTGTGTGAAGCTCCTTACAACAAGACTGTGGACTGGGGCAAGTGGTATATATTTTGGGCTGATGAACGTGTTGTTGCAAAAAGCCATGCCGACAGCAATTATAAGCTTGCTAAGGATAACCTTCTTTCTAAG GTGCCAATTGTTCCGAGCCATGTACACTCGATCAATGATTCGGTGTCAGCTGAGGAAGCTGCCGATGAGTACAAGTTTGTCATTCGACAGTCGGTAAAATCCCGCATAGTAAGTGTGTCTGATGTGAGTGACAGCCCCAAGTTTGACCTCATACTACTTGGAATGGGTGCTGATGGCCATGTTGCCTCATTATTTCCCGATCACTCGGTGCTCGAAGAGAAAGATGAATGGGTTGCCTTCATTACCAATTCTCCAAAACCTCCTCCAGAGAGAATCACCTTCACGTTCCCTGTGATCAACTCTGCATCAAACGTGGCCATTGTCGTGACAGGTGAAAACAAAGCAGAGACAGTACATTTGGCCATTGATGATGCAGGAAACGACTCCCCGCTCCTACCTGCAAGGTTGATACAGCCAAGGAAAGGAAAGTTGACATGGTTTTTGGATAAGTATGCAGCTTCAAAACTTGACAATTACCAATTTTCGGAGTAG
- the LOC111779698 gene encoding protein CRABS CLAW-like isoform X1, giving the protein MSSSQDKSSMDLVQPNDHLCYVKCNFCNTLLAVGIPCRRLLETVTVKCGNCSNLSFLSTRPPLQGQCIDHHPLTFQPQVGFSNDTQKGASISSTSSSSSMPNEPPSPNFVVKPPEKKHRLPSAYNCFMKEEIQRIKAANPEIPHREAFSAAAKNWARYIPNSAAGSVSGTPNDVRKRE; this is encoded by the exons ATGAGCAGCTCCCAAGACAAATCTTCCATGGATTTGGTTCAACCAAATGACCATCTTTGTTATGTCAAATGCAACTTTTGCAACACTCTTCTCGCG GTTGGGATACCATGCAGACGTTTGTTGGAGACAGTGACAGTGAAATGTGGTAATTGTAGTAATCTGTCGTTTTTGAGCACAAGACCACCTTTACAAGGCCAATGCATTGATCATCATCCTCTCACTTTTCAG CCTCAGGTTGGCTTCTCTAATGATACTCAAAAGGGTGCATCGATATCGTCTACATCGTCGTCGTCTTCAATGCCAAATGAACCTCCCTCTCCAAATTTTGTTGTCAAAC ctcCGGAGAAGAAACACAGACTCCCATCAGCTTACAATTGTTTCATGAA GGAGGAGATTCAACGCATCAAAGCTGCCAACCcagaaatcccacatcgagaAGCATTCAGTGCCGCAGCAAAAAac TGGGCAAGGTACATTCCAAATTCCGCAGCTGGGTCGGTTTCTGGGACTCCCAACGACGTAAGAAAAAGg GAATGA
- the LOC111779698 gene encoding protein CRABS CLAW-like isoform X2: MSSSQDKSSMDLVQPNDHLCYVKCNFCNTLLAVGIPCRRLLETVTVKCGNCSNLSFLSTRPPLQGQCIDHHPLTFQPQVGFSNDTQKGASISSTSSSSSMPNEPPSPNFVVKPPEKKHRLPSAYNCFMKEEIQRIKAANPEIPHREAFSAAAKNWARYIPNSAAGSVSGTPNDE, encoded by the exons ATGAGCAGCTCCCAAGACAAATCTTCCATGGATTTGGTTCAACCAAATGACCATCTTTGTTATGTCAAATGCAACTTTTGCAACACTCTTCTCGCG GTTGGGATACCATGCAGACGTTTGTTGGAGACAGTGACAGTGAAATGTGGTAATTGTAGTAATCTGTCGTTTTTGAGCACAAGACCACCTTTACAAGGCCAATGCATTGATCATCATCCTCTCACTTTTCAG CCTCAGGTTGGCTTCTCTAATGATACTCAAAAGGGTGCATCGATATCGTCTACATCGTCGTCGTCTTCAATGCCAAATGAACCTCCCTCTCCAAATTTTGTTGTCAAAC ctcCGGAGAAGAAACACAGACTCCCATCAGCTTACAATTGTTTCATGAA GGAGGAGATTCAACGCATCAAAGCTGCCAACCcagaaatcccacatcgagaAGCATTCAGTGCCGCAGCAAAAAac TGGGCAAGGTACATTCCAAATTCCGCAGCTGGGTCGGTTTCTGGGACTCCCAACGAC GAATGA
- the LOC111805663 gene encoding protein BIG GRAIN 1-like E, with protein MSVTSQLSCKPNKIFNKSLHRRKDSGELDVFEAARYFSGYNELHYNAAAAASYDTSLFSQKIFREDDGGWRGGRMSLDLPIRTNIVPLPQPEKQTTKDQKKHRQQPSSPGGRLANFLNSLFNQSASKKKKKPKNLIKSEDLHENGARKRRSSLSTLIDSKSSSIYSSSNISGFRTPPAPNCTVQTPNKNYKEIRSLLDQKRTSSKNLGSGYHKQNQYDIRKMNGVDEGAESDSSSDLFELRICDSDCGLPVYESTNIQTINRPDFIQSYPSM; from the coding sequence ATGTCCGTTACCAGCCAACTCTCCTGCAAGCCAAATAAGATCTTCAACAAATCACTTCACCGGCGGAAAGATTCCGGCGAGCTCGACGTCTTCGAAGCCGCCCGCTACTTCTCCGGCTACAATGAGCTCCATTAcaacgccgccgccgccgccagcTACGACACTTCCTTATTTTCTCAGAAGATCTTCAGAGAGGATGACGGCGGCTGGAGAGGCGGCAGAATGAGCCTCGACTTACCGATAAGAACCAACATAGTCCCTCTCCCGCAGCCggaaaaacaaacaaccaaAGACCAAAAAAAACACCGGCAACAACCCAGCTCCCCCGGCGGCCGCCTCGCCAATTTCCTCaattccctcttcaaccaatcagcttcgaaaaagaaaaaaaaacccaaaaacctCATAAAATCCGAAGATCTCCACGAAAATGGggcaagaaagagaagaagcaGCTTAAGTACGTTGATTGATTCAAAATCATCCTCAATTTATTCATCTTCCAACATTTCTGGATTCAGAACTCCACCAGCTCCCAATTGTACTGTACAAACACCCAACAAAAACTACAAGGAAATCAGAAGCCTTTTGGATCAAAAACGAACATCCTCCAAGAATCTCGGAAGTggatatcataaacaaaatcaatacGACATCAGAAAAATGAACGGCGTCGATGAAGGAGCTGAAAGTGATTCAAGCTCTGATCTTTTTGAGCTAAGGATCTGTGATTCAGATTGCGGCCTGCCAGTCTACGAATCCACAAACATTCAGACCATTAACAGACCAGATTTCATCCAATCTTATCCATCTATG
- the LOC111790014 gene encoding uncharacterized protein LOC111790014, producing the protein MGKTGTKLPSFCLNRIRPHVRVPIQSKLDSVSVKTGPKKADDCVEGGEVGAKPGLGNGRKIMIVVDSTIEAEGALGGGGGAVEYCIQNASCMAIAVRRKSKKLGGYLITTKRQKDFWLLA; encoded by the coding sequence ATGGGGAAAACTGGAACCAAGTTGCCAAGTTTCTGCCTGAACCGGATCCGGCCTCACGTTCGAGTGCCTATTCAGTCCAAATTGGACTCTGTTTCTGTGAAAACCGGACCGAAGAAGGCTGATGATTGTGTAGAGGGTGGTGAGGTTGGAGCTAAGCCAGGGCTGGGAAATGGAAGGAAGATCATGATTGTGGTTGATTCCACCATTGAAGCTGAAGGAGCTCTAGGCGGTGGCGGTGGGGCAGTGGAGTATTGCATACAGAATGCAAGCTGTATGGCGATTGCAGTGAGAAGGAAGAGCAAGAAATTGGGTGGGTATTTGATCACGACAAAGCGACAAAAGGATTTCTGGCTTTTGgcttaa